In Hyphomicrobiales bacterium, a single window of DNA contains:
- a CDS encoding 50S ribosomal protein L11 methyltransferase, giving the protein MAQGLSTLLAPGGNLILSGLTRDQLRWIKACYTARGLVHARTIVMGNWVALVMRRPGTKAKRPGFGKPGRLQITSRAPGWELDA; this is encoded by the coding sequence CTGGCGCAGGGCCTGTCCACCCTGCTGGCGCCGGGCGGAAACCTCATCCTGTCGGGACTGACGCGGGATCAGCTGCGCTGGATCAAGGCCTGCTACACCGCGCGGGGTCTCGTCCACGCCCGCACCATCGTGATGGGCAACTGGGTGGCCCTGGTGATGCGGCGGCCGGGCACAAAAGCAAAACGCCCGGGTTTCGGAAAACCCGGACGTCTGCAAATCACATCCCGTGCCCCCGGCTGGGAGCTGGATGCCTAG
- a CDS encoding 50S ribosomal protein L11 methyltransferase — translation MTEARFILTFPSASLDEAQALADAIDGHIAIDALAVTVNETDEAKALWCAAAYFPDEASASAARDVMSAGGDITPVPDVDWVRKSLEGLAPVTAGRFFLHGSHDRARRRAGGQSFEIDAGTAFGTGHHGTTAGCLLALDGILKHQTPRRMFDLGCGTGVLAIAAARATRQAVLATDIDPEAVRVTIANAKLNALGPLTRARTAAGLHHPVIRQSAPYDLVFANILARPSPRWRRACPPCWRRAETSSCRD, via the coding sequence ATGACTGAAGCCCGTTTCATCCTCACCTTCCCGTCCGCCTCGCTGGATGAAGCCCAGGCGCTCGCCGATGCGATCGACGGCCACATTGCCATTGATGCCCTCGCCGTCACCGTCAACGAGACGGACGAAGCGAAAGCCCTGTGGTGTGCGGCGGCCTATTTCCCCGATGAAGCCAGTGCCAGCGCCGCCCGCGATGTGATGAGTGCGGGGGGCGACATCACGCCTGTGCCGGACGTCGACTGGGTGCGCAAATCATTGGAGGGACTGGCGCCCGTCACGGCGGGACGGTTCTTCCTGCACGGCTCCCACGACCGCGCCCGCCGCCGCGCCGGCGGACAATCCTTCGAGATCGACGCAGGCACGGCCTTCGGCACGGGCCACCACGGCACCACGGCGGGCTGCCTCCTGGCGCTCGACGGTATCCTGAAACATCAGACGCCCCGCCGCATGTTTGACCTGGGCTGCGGCACGGGCGTGCTGGCCATCGCCGCCGCGCGCGCCACACGGCAAGCGGTGCTCGCGACCGACATTGATCCCGAGGCCGTGCGCGTCACCATCGCCAACGCAAAGCTCAATGCGCTCGGTCCCCTGACGCGCGCCCGCACCGCCGCGGGGCTGCACCACCCGGTAATCCGCCAATCGGCACCCTATGATCTGGTCTTCGCCAACATCCTCGCCCGCCCCTCGCCGCGCTGGCGCAGGGCCTGTCCACCCTGCTGGCGCCGGGCGGAAACCTCATCCTGTCGGGACTGA
- a CDS encoding OmpA family protein — protein MKFAIVSATAAALLLSACTTNPYTGEQQVSKGLLGAGTGAAVGAAAGALLGHTTSLKTRKAALVGAGLGALAGGGIGMYMDNQEAKLRQRLANSGVSVTRVGDSIVLNMPSNITFDSDQSDVKPAFYDTLNSVAIVFQEYNQTLIDVVGHTDSDGSADYNDDLSRRRASSVARYLTAQQLDPNRFSVEGRGEEEPIATNASAEGKARNRRVEITIQPLT, from the coding sequence ATGAAATTTGCCATTGTTTCCGCCACCGCTGCGGCGTTGCTGCTCTCGGCCTGCACCACCAATCCCTACACGGGCGAGCAGCAGGTCTCGAAGGGCCTGCTGGGTGCCGGAACGGGTGCCGCCGTGGGTGCTGCGGCAGGCGCACTGCTCGGCCACACGACTTCCCTGAAGACGCGCAAGGCCGCCCTCGTGGGTGCTGGGCTCGGTGCGCTGGCGGGCGGCGGCATCGGAATGTACATGGACAACCAGGAAGCCAAGCTGCGCCAGCGCCTCGCCAACTCCGGCGTCTCGGTGACGCGCGTGGGCGACTCGATCGTCCTCAACATGCCGTCCAATATCACCTTCGACAGCGACCAGTCCGACGTGAAGCCCGCCTTCTATGACACGCTCAATTCCGTGGCGATCGTTTTCCAGGAGTATAACCAGACGCTGATCGACGTCGTCGGCCACACGGACTCCGATGGCTCGGCCGACTACAACGACGATCTCTCGCGCCGCCGCGCCTCGTCGGTCGCTCGTTACCTCACCGCCCAGCAACTCGATCCCAACCGCTTCTCCGTGGAAGGCCGTGGCGAGGAAGAACCGATTGCCACCAACGCTTCCGCCGAAGGCAAGGCCCGCAACCGCCGCGTCGAGATCACCATCCAGCCGCTGACGTAA
- a CDS encoding aminopeptidase P family protein — MNTHSTRLKALRTLMKQRGLAAVIVPRQDEFQGEYVAPYAERLQWLTGFKGSWGLAIVGLRKAAIFVDGRYTLQVRQQTDTALFEPRHLMEDPPVNWIAANLKKGEKIGFDPWVTPVAEARKLRAAAEAVHAKLVPLPRNPIDMVWPDQPARPANTIESHGIEHAGVAAAEKLSAIAATLLKQGADAVLLADPASVCWALNIRGSDVPYTPFPLAYALLRRKGKAELFADIARLTPDARKALKDIVQCKPPGDLPARLAALTGKTVALDPALAPEAARLALVKAGTKVIEAQDPCVLPRARKNETERQGARAAQRRDGGALTRFLKWVSENATKGCHSEATAAEVLREMRAESNMLRGLSFESISASGPNAAIPHYHLSPDDARPLAAGEIYLIDSGGQYLDGTTDVTRTLMIGTPTGEMKDRFTRVLKGMIALSVLRFPKGTTGAHIDALARAALWKAGLDFDHGTGHGVGSYLSVHEGPARISKAGHTALEPGMIVSNEPGYYKAGAFGIRIENLLLVTEAGEIEGGDRPMLGFETLTFAPIDRALIDARLLTREELLWLNGYHARVLEQISPQVDAATQAWLKDACAPLT; from the coding sequence ATGAACACACACAGCACCCGCCTCAAAGCGCTCCGCACACTGATGAAGCAGCGCGGCCTCGCCGCCGTCATCGTTCCCCGTCAGGACGAATTCCAGGGCGAGTACGTGGCACCCTATGCGGAGCGCCTGCAATGGCTGACGGGCTTCAAGGGGTCGTGGGGCTTGGCCATCGTTGGTCTGCGCAAGGCGGCGATTTTCGTCGATGGCCGCTATACCCTGCAGGTGCGCCAGCAGACGGATACCGCGCTGTTCGAGCCCCGGCATCTCATGGAGGATCCGCCGGTCAACTGGATTGCGGCGAACCTGAAAAAGGGCGAGAAAATCGGATTTGATCCCTGGGTGACGCCGGTCGCCGAGGCCCGCAAGTTGCGCGCCGCCGCCGAAGCCGTTCACGCCAAGCTGGTCCCCCTGCCTCGCAACCCCATCGACATGGTGTGGCCAGACCAACCCGCCCGCCCCGCCAACACGATCGAGTCCCATGGCATCGAACATGCCGGCGTCGCGGCAGCGGAGAAGCTCAGCGCCATTGCTGCAACACTGCTGAAGCAGGGAGCAGACGCCGTGCTGCTCGCCGATCCCGCCTCGGTGTGCTGGGCCCTGAATATCCGCGGCAGCGATGTGCCCTACACGCCCTTTCCGCTCGCTTATGCCCTGCTCCGCCGCAAGGGCAAGGCCGAGCTTTTTGCCGACATCGCGCGCCTGACGCCCGACGCGCGAAAAGCCCTGAAGGACATCGTGCAGTGCAAGCCACCCGGCGACCTGCCCGCCCGCCTCGCCGCCCTGACTGGAAAGACCGTGGCACTCGATCCGGCCCTTGCGCCTGAGGCGGCGCGCCTCGCCCTCGTCAAGGCGGGCACAAAAGTCATTGAGGCGCAAGACCCGTGCGTGTTGCCCAGGGCGCGCAAGAACGAGACGGAGCGCCAAGGCGCGCGGGCGGCGCAGCGCCGTGATGGCGGTGCCCTCACGCGCTTCCTCAAATGGGTGAGCGAGAATGCCACCAAAGGGTGTCACAGCGAAGCGACGGCGGCGGAGGTACTGCGCGAGATGCGCGCGGAGTCGAACATGCTCCGCGGGCTCTCGTTTGAATCGATTTCGGCCTCCGGCCCCAATGCGGCGATCCCGCACTATCATCTGTCACCCGATGACGCGCGGCCCCTCGCGGCGGGCGAGATCTACCTCATCGATTCCGGCGGGCAATATCTCGACGGCACCACCGATGTCACACGCACCTTGATGATCGGCACGCCGACCGGTGAAATGAAAGACCGCTTCACCCGCGTCCTGAAGGGCATGATTGCACTTTCCGTGCTGCGCTTTCCCAAGGGCACCACTGGCGCTCACATTGATGCGCTGGCGCGGGCCGCGCTGTGGAAGGCGGGACTGGATTTCGACCATGGCACCGGCCATGGCGTGGGCAGCTATCTCTCGGTGCATGAAGGCCCCGCCCGCATTTCCAAGGCCGGACACACGGCCCTCGAACCTGGCATGATCGTGTCGAACGAGCCGGGCTACTACAAGGCGGGCGCCTTCGGCATCCGCATCGAAAACCTGCTGCTTGTCACCGAGGCCGGGGAAATCGAGGGCGGCGACCGGCCGATGCTGGGTTTCGAGACGCTGACCTTTGCCCCCATCGACCGCGCCCTCATCGATGCGCGGCTGCTGACGCGCGAAGAACTGCTTTGGCTCAACGGCTATCATGCCCGCGTGCTGGAACAGATTTCACCGCAGGTGGATGCCGCGACACAAGCCTGGCTGAAGGACGCCTGCGCCCCCCTCACATGA
- a CDS encoding DUF1127 domain-containing protein — translation MNTVKAYFARTRAERQLRQLDDRLLADIGLKRADIARQVWGH, via the coding sequence ATGAACACGGTGAAGGCCTATTTCGCCCGCACCCGCGCCGAGCGTCAGCTCCGCCAGCTCGATGACCGCCTGCTGGCCGACATCGGCCTGAAGCGCGCTGACATCGCCCGCCAGGTTTGGGGCCACTAA
- a CDS encoding ABC transporter ATP-binding protein, protein MFNWLFTWLESRVPSFPTDLPDKPTPSVWGFIRYYSRPFLPLIVAGLTLSVVIAVIEVRLFAFVGSLVDTLTGADRATFWADNKGALLFYGALALLIQPLLSALTDAIENQGLRGNYAMRIRWMAHRYMLRQSMEFFHNEFAGRVATKVMQAALGVRDVVMKLTQVISYVVVYLITAITSFSIYDPRLGIPLLVWLVLYAITMRYFVPRLGKLSEKQADMRSVVTGRIVDTYTNMPTVKLFAHASREDDYAREGMSWMLQSVYASMRASTMMNLVLNLINGLLLTSTAALATWLWYTNAITVGAIAFSVGLIYRMLGMAHWMLWEIAGLFEDFGVVKDGVDVVAREHAVKDKPGAKPLAVTHGKITISDLHFNYGKPVSDEREVISGLTLTIKPGEKVGLVGRSGAGKSTIANLLLRFYDVGAGHIDIDGQNIADVTQESLRAAIGVVTQDTSLLHRSVRDNIRYGRPDSSQAEIEAAADKAHASEFIANLTDPNGRKGYDAHVGERGVKLSGGQRQRVAIARVLLKNAPILILDEATSALDSEVEAAIQENLNALMEGKTVIAVAHRLSTIAAMDRLVVMDKGRIVEEGTHAELLKRKKGIYASLWARQSGGFLIPEDIKAAEAAE, encoded by the coding sequence ATGTTCAACTGGCTGTTCACATGGCTGGAGAGCCGCGTGCCCTCCTTCCCCACCGATCTTCCCGACAAGCCCACGCCCAGCGTGTGGGGCTTCATCCGCTATTACTCGCGGCCCTTCCTGCCGCTGATCGTGGCCGGGCTCACCTTGTCCGTGGTGATTGCCGTGATCGAAGTCCGGCTCTTCGCCTTTGTGGGCAGCCTCGTGGACACGCTCACCGGCGCCGACCGTGCCACCTTCTGGGCCGACAACAAGGGCGCCCTGCTGTTTTATGGCGCCCTCGCCCTTCTGATCCAACCCCTGCTCTCGGCATTGACCGACGCCATCGAGAACCAGGGCCTGCGCGGCAACTACGCCATGCGCATCCGCTGGATGGCGCACCGCTACATGCTGCGCCAGTCCATGGAGTTCTTCCACAACGAGTTCGCCGGCCGCGTCGCCACCAAGGTGATGCAGGCGGCACTTGGCGTGCGCGACGTCGTGATGAAGCTCACACAGGTCATTTCCTATGTGGTCGTCTATCTCATCACGGCGATCACCTCGTTCTCCATTTACGATCCGCGCCTCGGCATTCCCCTGCTCGTCTGGCTGGTCCTCTATGCCATCACCATGCGCTATTTCGTGCCGCGCCTCGGCAAATTGTCGGAGAAGCAGGCAGACATGCGCTCGGTCGTCACCGGCCGCATCGTCGATACCTATACCAACATGCCCACGGTCAAACTCTTCGCCCACGCCTCCCGCGAAGACGACTACGCACGCGAAGGCATGAGCTGGATGCTGCAGAGCGTCTACGCTTCCATGCGCGCCTCGACGATGATGAACCTGGTGCTGAACCTCATCAACGGCCTGCTGCTCACCTCAACGGCGGCACTGGCCACCTGGCTGTGGTACACCAACGCCATCACCGTGGGCGCCATCGCCTTCTCCGTCGGCCTCATCTATCGCATGCTCGGCATGGCCCACTGGATGCTGTGGGAAATCGCCGGATTGTTCGAGGATTTCGGCGTGGTGAAAGACGGCGTGGACGTGGTGGCGCGCGAACATGCGGTGAAGGACAAGCCCGGCGCAAAGCCGCTCGCCGTCACGCATGGCAAGATCACCATCAGTGATCTCCATTTCAATTATGGCAAGCCCGTCAGCGATGAGCGCGAAGTCATCTCCGGTCTCACCCTCACCATCAAGCCCGGCGAAAAGGTGGGGCTTGTGGGCCGCTCCGGTGCGGGCAAGTCAACGATCGCCAACCTGCTGCTGCGTTTCTACGACGTGGGTGCAGGCCACATCGACATCGACGGCCAGAACATCGCTGACGTCACGCAGGAAAGCCTGCGCGCGGCGATCGGCGTCGTCACACAGGATACCTCACTGCTGCACCGTTCGGTGCGCGACAACATCCGCTATGGCCGTCCCGATTCATCGCAGGCGGAGATCGAAGCCGCCGCCGACAAGGCCCACGCCTCCGAGTTCATCGCCAACCTCACCGATCCCAATGGCCGCAAGGGTTATGACGCCCATGTGGGTGAGCGTGGCGTGAAACTCTCCGGCGGCCAGCGCCAGCGCGTCGCCATCGCCCGCGTGTTGCTGAAAAACGCGCCCATCCTCATCCTCGACGAGGCCACCTCGGCGCTGGATTCGGAAGTGGAAGCCGCGATCCAGGAAAACCTCAACGCGCTGATGGAAGGCAAGACCGTCATCGCCGTCGCCCACCGCCTCTCCACCATCGCCGCCATGGACCGCCTCGTGGTCATGGACAAGGGCCGCATCGTGGAAGAAGGCACCCACGCCGAACTGCTGAAAAGGAAAAAAGGCATCTACGCGAGCCTCTGGGCGAGGCAAAGCGGCGGCTTTCTCATCCCGGAAGACATCAAGGCGGCGGAAGCGGCGGAGTGA
- a CDS encoding AzlC family ABC transporter permease translates to MLLAYAPIAALWGAVAAGQGFSPLEAVLVSSIVYSGAAQFVAVDLVKVGTPLSLLVFTIATVGLRHVLMSASISRHVQHFPKLKSSILMFWLTDEAWAILERRALHEKLTPAYFLGASMPLWPNWILFTAIGAMIGNKLGDGAAIGLDFAFAAMFIAVLAGFWKGPRTGAILAASAFAACMAKLFVPGAWYILIGGVAGMAMAVGLHSEREA, encoded by the coding sequence ATGCTGCTGGCCTATGCGCCCATCGCTGCGCTGTGGGGCGCGGTGGCAGCGGGGCAGGGCTTTTCTCCCCTCGAAGCCGTGCTGGTCAGCAGCATTGTCTATTCCGGCGCGGCGCAGTTTGTTGCTGTTGACCTGGTGAAGGTCGGCACGCCGCTGTCGCTCCTTGTGTTCACCATTGCCACGGTGGGCTTGCGGCATGTGCTCATGTCGGCGTCCATCTCCCGGCATGTGCAGCACTTCCCGAAATTGAAGAGTTCGATCCTGATGTTCTGGCTCACCGACGAGGCCTGGGCCATCCTTGAGCGGCGCGCCCTGCATGAGAAACTGACGCCTGCCTATTTCCTCGGTGCCTCCATGCCGCTGTGGCCGAACTGGATCCTGTTCACGGCGATTGGTGCAATGATCGGCAACAAGCTGGGCGATGGGGCCGCGATCGGACTCGACTTCGCCTTTGCTGCCATGTTCATCGCCGTGCTCGCCGGGTTCTGGAAAGGCCCGCGGACGGGGGCCATCCTCGCGGCCAGTGCGTTTGCCGCGTGCATGGCAAAGCTGTTCGTTCCCGGCGCGTGGTACATCCTCATCGGCGGAGTCGCCGGCATGGCCATGGCGGTGGGATTGCACAGCGAGCGCGAAGCATGA
- a CDS encoding AzlD domain-containing protein, with the protein MTVDPYFFLAIVLMGLATYGTRLSGYLLLRGLKIEGRVKAAIDAVPPAILTAVIAPAVFLQGWAEMIAGAVTLGVALLRAPLLVTIGAGVASVVALRHILM; encoded by the coding sequence ATGACCGTCGATCCGTACTTCTTCCTCGCCATCGTGTTGATGGGACTTGCCACCTATGGCACGCGCCTGTCGGGCTATCTGCTCCTGCGCGGCCTGAAGATCGAGGGCCGGGTGAAGGCAGCGATTGATGCAGTGCCGCCCGCCATTCTCACCGCCGTCATTGCGCCTGCGGTTTTCCTGCAGGGCTGGGCCGAGATGATCGCCGGGGCGGTGACGCTCGGCGTTGCCCTGCTGCGCGCGCCGCTTCTCGTCACCATCGGTGCGGGTGTGGCCAGCGTCGTGGCGCTCCGCCATATCCTCATGTGA
- a CDS encoding cold-shock protein, with the protein MATGTVKWFNTQKGFGFIQPDDGGKDVFVHISAVERAGLKGLKDGQKITFEMITDKRTGRTSAGNLVVS; encoded by the coding sequence ATGGCCACCGGCACAGTGAAATGGTTCAACACCCAGAAAGGCTTTGGCTTCATTCAGCCAGACGACGGCGGCAAGGACGTCTTCGTCCACATCTCCGCCGTAGAGCGTGCGGGTCTCAAGGGTTTGAAGGACGGCCAGAAGATCACCTTTGAAATGATTACCGACAAGCGGACGGGGCGCACGTCGGCAGGAAACCTCGTCGTCTCCTAA
- a CDS encoding autotransporter outer membrane beta-barrel domain-containing protein, with the protein MTRFSRMSIGLAGTLIFGFVMTSGGAIAQPVGPTVTIEQGSGQPDPTTTPSIVFDVTFSESVTEFTTGDVVLSGSAGATTAQVSGSNASYTVTVTGMTGPGDVVATIPAGVAKSALNDLSLASTSTDNTVIFSATPLSVTINQAGSQPDPTTTPSVDFTVLFSEPVTGFTESDLTLSGSAGATTAAVAGSGDTYTVTVTGMTGPGDVIAVVTAGVAQASSSGILNGASTSTDNTVTYLSSGPVTDESQQLSDVQEAATGVAAQLATDLITDSVSEEIASAISGQIQVVSASDGKVGFVYAPGMGKGTVITPTADITSGESGLATWRIWSSLRYSEFDSNALDGEQINAMIGASVLLDRGLIAGLAAGYENQDYEDSVSATLKGEGINVGAYLGGALGNGLRFDAQAHASFLDYDIAAGAVTGATEGTRLIVGGGLAHALDAGPLTIEPTARFSGTWEWQDGYTDSAAVAHAARDFNFGRVSAGAKIMHRFDIDGGASISPFITGFGDYRFSSGDATIESLVDGMSARVGLGFDVRGSSGVTASALGELSGLGLDHGATAKSLKAQLAIPF; encoded by the coding sequence ATGACACGTTTTTCGCGCATGTCGATCGGTCTGGCCGGGACCCTGATTTTCGGGTTCGTGATGACAAGCGGAGGCGCCATCGCCCAACCCGTCGGTCCGACAGTGACAATTGAACAAGGCAGCGGCCAGCCAGATCCGACAACAACACCTTCGATTGTCTTCGATGTCACATTCAGCGAGTCCGTGACCGAATTCACGACGGGAGATGTTGTTCTGTCGGGAAGCGCAGGCGCGACGACAGCCCAGGTTTCCGGCTCAAACGCAAGCTACACCGTAACAGTCACCGGCATGACCGGGCCCGGTGACGTGGTCGCAACCATTCCCGCAGGTGTCGCAAAGTCTGCGTTGAATGATTTGAGTTTGGCATCCACAAGCACGGACAACACGGTAATATTTTCAGCAACTCCGTTGTCCGTCACCATCAACCAGGCCGGCAGTCAGCCTGACCCCACCACCACGCCGTCCGTGGACTTCACGGTCCTCTTCAGCGAACCTGTAACCGGTTTTACGGAATCCGATCTGACGCTTTCGGGGTCGGCGGGCGCGACAACTGCCGCAGTTGCAGGTTCCGGCGACACCTACACGGTGACAGTGACGGGCATGACAGGCCCGGGCGATGTCATCGCCGTCGTCACTGCCGGAGTTGCGCAGGCCTCCAGCAGCGGCATCCTGAACGGGGCCTCCACGAGCACAGACAATACAGTGACGTATTTGTCTTCTGGCCCCGTCACAGACGAGAGCCAGCAGTTGAGTGACGTGCAGGAGGCTGCCACCGGTGTCGCCGCACAATTGGCGACGGACCTCATCACCGACAGCGTTTCCGAGGAGATCGCATCGGCCATTTCCGGCCAGATTCAAGTCGTGTCGGCCTCTGATGGCAAAGTGGGATTTGTCTATGCCCCCGGCATGGGCAAGGGAACGGTCATCACTCCAACGGCCGACATCACATCAGGTGAGTCAGGCCTGGCCACATGGCGCATCTGGAGCAGCCTGCGTTACAGCGAATTCGACTCCAATGCTTTGGACGGAGAGCAGATCAACGCAATGATCGGTGCGTCCGTGCTCCTTGATCGCGGCCTCATTGCAGGTCTGGCCGCCGGTTACGAGAATCAGGACTACGAAGATTCTGTGAGCGCCACTCTCAAGGGCGAAGGCATCAATGTCGGTGCATATTTGGGCGGCGCATTGGGCAACGGTCTCCGCTTTGACGCGCAGGCCCATGCCTCATTCCTTGACTACGACATTGCGGCAGGTGCCGTGACCGGCGCAACGGAGGGCACTCGCCTGATCGTAGGCGGGGGGCTTGCGCATGCACTTGATGCCGGACCTCTGACAATTGAACCCACAGCACGCTTTTCTGGCACTTGGGAGTGGCAGGATGGCTATACGGATTCCGCCGCCGTGGCCCATGCCGCGCGGGACTTCAACTTCGGTCGCGTATCGGCAGGGGCGAAGATCATGCATCGCTTCGACATCGACGGCGGCGCGAGTATATCACCCTTCATCACCGGGTTCGGCGACTATCGATTCTCGAGCGGTGACGCCACGATTGAGTCGCTGGTGGACGGGATGTCTGCGCGTGTTGGACTCGGTTTCGATGTCCGGGGATCCAGCGGAGTGACGGCCAGCGCCTTGGGAGAACTTTCCGGCCTTGGCCTCGACCACGGCGCGACTGCGAAGTCACTCAAGGCTCAACTCGCAATTCCGTTCTGA
- the ligA gene encoding NAD-dependent DNA ligase LigA, producing MAKKPVAVEGLSPLEAAAEHAALAEKIAAHDIAYHQQDAPTISDADYDALRRRLAAIEHNFPDLARASAVSRSVGAAPLGRFAKVKHRVPMLSLSNAFGDEDVTDFLDRIRRFLRLGENADIDVTAEPKIDGLSISLRYEKGVLVEAATRGDGAEGENVTANVRTIGDVPERLKGHAPDVIEVRGEIYMAHDDFETLNAKQEAAGERTFANPRNAAAGSLRQQDSSITAARPLRFFAYAWGEAPELPAETQWGVVKAFKQWGLPVNPLMKLCHTGAELLAHYRLIESQRADLGYDIDGVVYKVNDIALQQRLGFVSRSPRWAIAHKFSAEQVKTVLERIDIQVGRTGALTPVARLKPVTVGGVVVVNATLHNEDEIARKDIRVGDTVVVQRAGDVIPQVVEVVNEKRPAHAEPYVFPHVCPVCGSHAEREEKGGKADAVRRCTGGLICAAQRKERLKHFVSRNAFDIEGLGDKIIEEFADEDLLKVPQDIFTLEDKIGSSLRSREGWGETSAANLFAAINARRDIALDRFIFALGIRHVGETTARVLARAYGSAERLRDQAREAKPGTEAWDELTSHDGIGDVVAEAISQFFDEPHNIAVVDALLGEVRPQALAAVASGSPVSGKTVVFTGALERMTREEAKAMAERLGAKVSGSVSKKTDLLVAGPGAGSKLKDAQKHGVEVIDEAEWFNRVGELSA from the coding sequence ATGGCGAAGAAGCCCGTTGCCGTGGAGGGCTTGTCTCCGCTCGAAGCAGCGGCGGAACATGCCGCGCTGGCGGAAAAGATTGCAGCCCACGACATCGCCTATCACCAGCAGGACGCGCCGACCATTTCGGACGCGGACTACGATGCGTTGCGGCGGCGTCTCGCGGCGATCGAACACAATTTTCCGGATCTTGCCCGCGCGTCGGCAGTCTCGCGCAGTGTGGGGGCAGCGCCTCTCGGCCGTTTCGCCAAGGTCAAGCATCGCGTGCCGATGCTGTCGCTCTCCAATGCCTTCGGCGATGAGGACGTGACCGATTTCCTGGACCGCATCAGGCGCTTTCTCCGTCTGGGGGAAAATGCCGACATTGACGTCACGGCGGAGCCGAAGATCGACGGCCTTTCCATTTCGCTCCGCTACGAGAAGGGCGTGCTGGTGGAGGCCGCCACGCGCGGGGATGGGGCCGAGGGCGAGAACGTCACGGCCAATGTGCGCACCATCGGCGACGTGCCGGAGCGGCTGAAGGGTCACGCACCTGATGTGATCGAAGTGCGCGGCGAAATCTACATGGCTCATGACGATTTCGAGACGTTGAACGCAAAGCAGGAGGCGGCGGGCGAGCGCACCTTTGCCAATCCGCGCAACGCTGCGGCGGGTTCCCTGCGGCAGCAGGATTCAAGCATCACTGCCGCGCGGCCGTTGCGCTTCTTTGCCTACGCCTGGGGCGAGGCGCCCGAGCTTCCCGCCGAGACGCAATGGGGCGTGGTGAAAGCCTTCAAGCAGTGGGGCCTTCCCGTCAATCCGCTGATGAAACTTTGCCATACGGGTGCGGAATTGCTTGCGCACTACAGGCTGATCGAGAGCCAACGCGCCGATCTCGGCTATGACATCGATGGCGTGGTCTACAAGGTGAACGACATCGCCCTGCAACAGCGGCTGGGATTCGTGTCGCGCAGTCCGCGCTGGGCCATCGCGCACAAGTTTTCCGCCGAGCAGGTGAAGACGGTGCTCGAAAGGATCGACATCCAGGTGGGGCGCACGGGTGCACTCACGCCCGTTGCGCGGCTCAAGCCCGTGACGGTGGGCGGCGTGGTCGTGGTCAATGCGACGCTGCACAACGAGGATGAAATTGCGCGGAAGGATATTCGCGTCGGTGATACCGTGGTGGTTCAGCGCGCGGGCGACGTCATTCCGCAGGTGGTCGAGGTCGTGAATGAGAAGCGCCCCGCCCATGCCGAACCCTACGTCTTCCCGCATGTGTGCCCGGTGTGTGGCAGTCACGCCGAACGTGAGGAAAAGGGCGGCAAGGCGGATGCGGTGCGCCGTTGCACGGGAGGTCTCATCTGTGCCGCGCAGCGCAAGGAGCGGCTCAAGCATTTCGTGTCGCGCAATGCCTTCGACATCGAGGGGCTGGGCGACAAGATCATCGAGGAGTTTGCCGATGAGGACTTGCTGAAGGTGCCGCAGGACATCTTCACGCTGGAAGACAAGATCGGCAGCAGCCTGAGATCGCGCGAGGGCTGGGGCGAGACGAGTGCGGCCAATCTCTTTGCGGCCATCAACGCGCGGCGCGACATTGCGCTGGACCGGTTCATCTTTGCCCTCGGCATCCGTCACGTGGGAGAGACGACGGCGCGCGTTCTGGCACGGGCCTATGGTTCGGCGGAACGTCTGCGGGACCAGGCCCGCGAGGCCAAGCCCGGAACGGAAGCCTGGGACGAACTCACATCCCACGACGGCATCGGCGACGTGGTGGCGGAGGCAATTTCGCAGTTCTTCGACGAGCCGCACAATATTGCCGTGGTGGATGCGCTGCTGGGTGAAGTCCGGCCGCAGGCCCTGGCCGCTGTGGCGAGCGGTTCGCCCGTCTCGGGCAAGACGGTGGTGTTCACCGGCGCGCTGGAGCGGATGACGCGCGAGGAGGCCAAGGCCATGGCGGAGCGTCTCGGTGCGAAGGTTTCTGGCTCCGTTTCGAAGAAGACTGATCTGCTGGTCGCCGGTCCCGGCGCGGGTTCCAAGCTCAAGGATGCGCAGAAGCATGGAGTCGAGGTGATCGATGAAGCCGAATGGTTCAACCGCGTGGGTGAGCTCTCGGCATGA